atctcttaattacTTGTCTTAGTGGCAAGACATGGCAACACCATGGAACAACATGGGTATATATTCATCTAATGCCGATCACAACGATAAGATCGTCGTTGGGCCATACGATGATTCGAGGTATACAGCATCGTCTGGCTTGAGCTATGCCCGACAACCTTCAACACAACCTGCGAGTTCTACCTCACAATTAGTTTCTTCACCTCTTCTCTCGCCGCCTGTTGCCAGGGTATCGCCTGGTCCTTCGAGCCCGCGCAGCCGCAGCCCAGCAAGTCCTCGAAGCTTTCAGTCTCTCGACAGCCCCTCCAGTACTGGATTCCCTCTTAGTCCTTTCTATCCGCCATCACAAGAGAATCAGTTCCTTAACTCTCCAGTCAGCGATGGGTTCTACTCGCAGCGCATGTCGGGCGCAACTGATCCCCGATTCGCGACAAAAGCCCCCAACATGATGGAGATGGTTCTTGAGACGCCTTACTTCGACACCCCACCTCATACTCCAGGTGATACAAGTTTTCGAAGCACTGATGTTCTTGAACCAACCGAAGTTCCGCTCAACAATGGCTGGAGACCTTGGTGGTTGCGTCGAAGAGTTGTCAGCATCTTTATGGGAGTGTGCATAATGCTGGGTGTCATCGGCGAGGTGGTGATGTGGTGGCTCTCCCAAAAAGACGTCGATAGCAATCTCAAGGGTCTCTGGACTTTTGGGCCCGTTGTAGGTAAGTCATCGCCAAGACCCTTACATGTGTGGTTGCCACCTTTGTTTGTGTAAGTGCTCACATGTGTCAAGTTGTTTCAATCGTGGCTATACTATGGGCTAGAGTAGAAGCTCAAGCATTATTGTATATGCCGTGGATCGTCCTCGACCGGAAACCAACGACTGTTGACGAAACTCGACGCAAGCAAAGTCATCGGACTATTCTACTGGACTATCACAGCCTTGGGAGTTTCCAAGCACTAAACGCAGCATTCCATAATCGCCATCACCTTGTGGTTGCAGCTATTGCCATCAAATTCCTTCTTCGCGCTCAGATCGTTCTGTCGACTGCCGTCTTTCATGCTGAGATCCACGTCGATGGTACTTCTTTACTCCGTGCCCGGTTAGGTGTCCTCCATGCTATGGCAGGCActtttctcatcatctcTATGGCTCTTCTTCCTATGTTGTACCATGCTCCCTCACCTCGTGGAATTGCACCGCGAGATCCCACATCCCCTGCTGGAACTGCGACACTTCTCACAAGCAGCCATCAATTTCTCACCCGACTATCGAATACAGGACATGCAAACATGGACACTGTTGCTGCCAGGCTCGCAGGATCATGGTATACAACGGAGCTCACGCAACCTGGACGTCGACCAGAAGAGATGTTTCAGCTGAGGCAGCATGGTGGAGGCAGTGGCCCTCTGTGTATGAACCCTCCTAATGTATCGCCGGATACAATTGCGACTTATCGACCATGGACCCAGGGCACTCGTGCCAAGATCATCAGCATTGTTGCCTCTGTCGTGTTGATTGTTGGTGTATGCGTCATCTTTGGTCTGAAGGGCAAAGGTGAAGGCTTGGATGTCGATGATAGTATTTTCGTTGTCTGGACTTGCATACCTACCATCATCTTCGCTGCTATTGCTGTATTCTGGACTCGTATCGACATCGACAACCGACGCCTGGCCCCTTTTTTGAAGCTCACTACTACCAAGCATCGTTTTCAGGAGTCCCTAGGACTATCCTACATGAACGAATTTGGCCTCCATACAGCTGGAAAAGCTATGAAGACACAGGACTGGGCAGTCTTTCTTGCCAAATGCACGGCCATGCTTGGCTGGTTAATGCCAATTTTTACTGCAGGACTGTTTGCCGTTTCTCAAGTTGCGCAAACGGCCAACCTTGAGCTTCGACCAGAAACAACTTTTGCTTCTACAAGCAAGTCGTTGAGTTCCGCTGTTGATGGCGACATAATCGACCAGGTCCTCATACAGCAGACACCGAAGTACCCGAGATGGACTTGGGAAGACGTGGCCCTTCCAGAGCTTTCTTTAGTGAGCCACCCCAGCTCGTGGCCACTCCCAAATACTGAACTCGTGGCTAAAGTTCCCGGCCTCAGAAGTAAACTCAATTGCGAGACCGTATCTTTTGATCAAGGAGAGGGCGCAGATTTGCAATGTGTACCTTTGAGGGGATCGAAGAAACAAAGCATTTGTGGCGCGGACCAATCTCGCACTGCACTTGTTGCTTCATCCTGCTCACAACTTCCTTCCTCGTACCCAATCAAGTATGTTTGGGGTAGCTGTGCTGGTGATGGGTTGATATCGGTCATGATGTGCAATCAATCACTTGTTGAGGTAACCGTTGACACAACGTTTCGCACCGAGGATTTGTATATCAACACAAACGAAATCCCCATCGTCAATGCATCAAGCGAGCAGCCGTCAAATGTTAAAGCAGATATCACAAGCGTTTATGCAGCATTTGATGATGTTGGTGCTGATGACAAAAAGTTGATAGGACTAGACGGCTTCTTTCGCACTTTAGTGCTTTCAAGGCTACCAACTACACTAGAGCGCATTGTCATGCCCGAGAGACAAAATTCCGTCTCCCAGGCAATCCGCCAACTTCATGGGATTATAGCTGCGCAAGCCATCAACGGGGAATTGATACGACGCCCCTTGGCCAACAAGCTTCGTATTCGTGATGATTCTCAACCAATCATCCCAGCACATGTCGACTATGTTATCCCACGTTTGATGCAGGGCAATGTGCAAACTTTTGTCCTCATTGGCCTACTTGTATTTACACTTTTGTTTGGATTGTTGTCTCTCCGCACAGCATCGCGTGGTACTCTGCCAAAAAGCCCTGGAAGCATCGCCGCTCAAGCAAGTCTCCTCGCAGACTCGTCCTTGTGGTGGCGCCTCCCAGACGGAGCTGAATGgatggaagatgatgacTTGGCACGATGCCTGCGCCGAAAGACCTTCCATCTTGGATGGAGTCAAGGGGCTTCAGGAAACCAAACCTACGGCATTTATATCGTGCAAGATGAAGGCAAGGCCGCACGACCAACCGGCGCATCGCAAACAACCGCCGATAATAGTGAAGGATCAAAAGGCGTCCGATACATCAGCATGGCGCCTGGTGTATACTCATACAATGACATAAAATCATGATGAGAGACAAAACGGAAAATTTTGTTATTTTATATTGTTGTACTTGGGAAATGCATGGCGTTGGAAAGAAAGCAATCTATTATGAATTTTGATATATATCCATGGGACTTATCAGAGTAGAGTATCACGGATACTATTTATCGATAATATTGAGCATGTATTCATCGTTATCTTTTGTCATCAAAACCAGGGAAGCAAGGCTCTAGGAACAAAATAAGTTGAAAATGTGGAGACTCTGTAATTTACTTAATGAGTCCGATGACCACGGTACATCTGTAAGTTTAGAGCCATACCACCCATTGAGTTTCAACTTAGGTTTGGTGAGTGTTTAAACTCCTCATGCAATTGGGATACTTGGTCAGTTCGAAGTTCGAACCTCGGTATAATTTGGAAGAGGCCATTGTCAGTTGGGCTTGACGCTTTTGACCTCTCTTGATCCCTCTTACATATATAAACGTCACTCTACCCAACCCCGCCAGCTAAGAGACAGAGATTAGCACTACATAAACATCAGCAATGGCGTTCACAATGCACTCCCATTCGGGCGAGTTCTGCCCAGGTCATGCCAAAGACCAACTCGAAGAGATTGTAAAGCAAGCTGTCTCTGTTGGCTACAAGACCATTGGCTTCACAGAGCATATGCCGAGATACGACTTGCGTGATCTATATCCTGAAGAGGTATCTATCAACCACATACTTCATATTTGATAGCAGATATCTTACATACTCTTGCTTAGCTCGACGACCCCCAGGCTGCACTGGAGGCCCTCCCACCTCGCCATGAGTCATATCTCATTGAGGCACAGCGTCTACGGCACGAGTATGCCTCGCAGATTGAAATCCTCATTGGATTCGAAGCCGAATTCATCCGGTCTAGCTGCGCGGCGCATGTTCGCAAACTGGCAGAACATCCCATTATCGATTACTTCATTGGCTCGGTACACTATGTCCACAGCATGCCGATTGACTATTCTAAGGAGATTTTCCTGTCTGCACAGAGAAAAAGTAGCCGGGGAACGGAAGAATCGCTCTACGAAGATTACTACGATTTGCAGTATGAGATGCTCACGGAGCTCAAGCCGCGGGTTGTGGGTCATTTCGATCTCATTAGATTGATGAGTGAAGATCCTGAGAGGGATCCCAGGCAGTTGAAGGGTGTTTGGGAGCGGGTCTTGAGGAACCTGGCACTCGCAAAAGAGCAGGATGGCTGGCTAGAGGTGAACAGTGCTGCGTTGCGAAAGGGTCTTGCAGAGCCATACCCTGGTAGACAAATTGCTGAGGTGAGTTGACTTGTTTCACGAAAACGACGGTGTTTAATATTGACTTGACGCAGGAGTGGATCAAGATGGGCGGCAAGTTTACTTTCTCAGACGACAGTCACGGTATTGCCCAAGTTGCTACCAACTACGCTCGTACAGTCACTTATCTCGAGAGTCTTGGTGTCAAGGAAGTATGGACTCTCAAGAGATCAACTCACACCGGCATTGAGGGATCAGAGAAATCAGTCGTCGAGGAAGTCAGTGTACCTCTGACTGAATTCCGCAAGAACTTCCCCTAAGAGTCGTATGAAGACGATGGTTTAGAACATATAGACGGCCATAAAGTCATAGATTAAACACAGCTAGAACTATAAAGCGAGATCTAATTCGGGAAtggaaaggaaaagggtATCGTGAAGAAAACTACATATCCAAAGGCGGATAGGGTTGCGAAAGAATTGAGTTTCTATgcaaggaaaggaaagaagaatgATGGTGCTTGGGTATCAACTCTGAACTGTATTTTGCTTCCCAAATAGTGCTGTAACAAGACAGGCACATAGCTATTCGTATCTCGGGAACCAAAGCATATGAAATTTTAGCATCGTTTTAACGGTTGAGGTTTTTCAGGGGTCTCCCTGGTAGAGCGTGGGAGGTCGGCCTCCTGCTTCACCTCGGACCCCGCGGCTTTAGTAGTAGCGGCACCTTGTGCCCGATGTCCCGAGCGGGGCGCAAAAGGAATACCAGACGAAGAGGTATACTGAAAGAGGTTGGTCTTCTTGACTGGACTGGGTGTCGTAGCAGGTGTTTGCGTAGAAGAAGTCGGCACGTTAGGAGGGAGCCATTGCAATGGCTCGTTCTGAGCAATAGGCTTGGGTGCAGGACCTTCGGGCTGATAGGGGATAAAAACACCGTCTGCTTCTGCGCTAGGATGGACAGAAACTGAGGGAACGGGCGGCGAACTCAACGGAGGAGAGGCCAACTGAGAAACATACCCAGCAGACTTGAAAGGATCTTGTTCCTGCAAAGGAGTTGCAATGCCACTAGATGAAGTAGTGGTGAGTGGTGTAGGGTTGACTGACAAAGATTGCGTGGGAGAGTGGTTGTAAGTTTCAGTAGACGCAACGACCGTGCTTGGGTCGTGGGACCGGGTTTCTGATGGACGCGTAGCTGTAGATGGCGTTTCGGCAGGCTGAGCTTGGTCGATAGCAGGGACGCTGCCGCTGGCTTTCTCGGCCTCGAGGCGAGCACGCGCTTTAGCAGCCTTTTGGGACTGAGTGATCAAGTTGATACGAATCTTCCTCATCCCTGAAGTGATGTTGTCTACGTCATCACCCGTTGTGCCATTCTTTGAAGCTCGCTCCGGTGACTTGGCTTTTTGGGCGGTAGCAGTAGGACCAGAAGGGCCGGCTGCTGTGGTGGCTTTCTTGGTAGTCCTAGTTGCTTTTGGTGCAGGCTCTTTGCGGGGAGCCGCGGGGAGCCGTGTCTTTTTGACTTGCAAGTTGCTGCTAGGAGCTGTCGTTTCAGCCGCGGGGGAATCAGGCGCCGCACGAGCATATTCAACAGCTTCGGGCAGGGCTGCCTCAGGAGAAGACAACCGTGAAGTGACAGGTACCGGGATCTCGCTAAGACGCCGACTAGACCTCCTCACTCCTGGCTCAACACTGTTTGTTCGTGAGGGAACACCGCGACCGACCGACTTCGAGGAAGTTAGCTTGAATTCACCACACAATACCATTTGACTTGCCTTTTCTGGAACGACAGTAGTGGTGCCCATCGTCCTTCTACGACCTTTAGATGACTTGTCGATAGTCGGCTCAGGGGGTGGTAATGGCTTGGTTCGTCTCTCACGCAGAGACATACGCGATGTTGGGCGTGAAGCAGGGGCAGGGGCAGGGGCTGGAGGGTTAGGATCGATTCCCATCAATATCGATTGCCGGTCACGCCTGGCTCGGCTTGCTTCTGCGTTCAGATCCTCAGGCTGGCAGCTACCTGTCTCTCGTGAGGAGGGAATAAGGAGTTTGCTTAGTTCATGTGTTGCAACCGCCCAGGGAACTTCCGGAGGCGGCGGCGATGGGAGTCTGGGCATGGACGAGCCTAACTTGGACAAGCTGCGCTGCATCTTCGTAGGGTCTGTGGACTTAGCAGTTGACGCCTGAGTCGGAGCAAAGTAGGATGGAAGAGTGACGTATTGCGGGTACTTGGAAGCAGCAGCATTTGGATCGCCCATTAGAACCTCAAGTTCCTCCATGTTTGAAGCCGACCACCATGAAGGGTCGTAAGCATGGATGGAATCCAAGGCTGATTTTTGCTCACCATGTGATACTCCCTTTGGTGACGTTTGACCCATCTCGACTCCAAAAGAGCCGGCGCTGTCTGACGATTGCTCGCTTGTCTGATCACCAGCTAGTCCACTGAGGTGACTCATAATGCCAGAACATAGAGCTCGATCACTGTAGCCACCTTCCAATACACTGATAACGCGACCATCAACATGGAGGCCTTCTTCAGCTGCGAGCTTGACAACATCTTGAGCAATGCGCGCATAGAATTCGGTCGGGACGTTGACCTTGTGGCGCTGCATGCCCTCACCCTCCCACTCACTGGCATCAAACCCAGCAGACAGGAACATTGCAGCCTTGGGTGGCTCTTTGGATTCCCTCAATCGCTCTGCCTGATTCTTGAAGTAGTTCCTGACCTTATCCAAGAGGACAATATATCTTGTTTCATAGAGTTTCCAGAAATCTTCTTCTGACTTCCATGGTTCGAGATGAACGTTCCAAACCGTTTGGCCGTGTGCGTTGTCGATACAGATACTGGCGCTCCTAACCTTTTCTTCATCGCCCATTTCGCACGGGTACGAGTTAATGTCGTGTAAGCTGAAGTAGCCGATTGACGACTTTTTCCATGCTGCTGCATTCCTGGCGGCATTCTTGGCTCGATTATTGTGCTGCCACGTAATAGCCTGAGATCCGTCACCGTGATGAAGGTCGAAGTCGATGATGGCAGCATGAGTGAGT
This Fusarium poae strain DAOMC 252244 chromosome 3, whole genome shotgun sequence DNA region includes the following protein-coding sequences:
- a CDS encoding hypothetical protein (BUSCO:7500at5125); translated protein: MASSSRPSLSLRRQSSIRNLRQPEHDDLAQSLKQLNISTSPGRAPSRLASEPASPFRPSGRRTSQSPAPNARAPSRSPSQDPSLGTPTLLRKASMNSLRSSNGIGPGSTSRRSSVAHVMSPTRRASYQEKIRPTPRSIAHDNLKAELRVHHSSITTRPTQTIVVLNDAVYGHRFSRPRTSRAALGNIVERPERIRAAVLGVSAAYVRLGGRHCEGEYPLHPGREAEHLQGVPFRIHKTDRSLSLLSPAVVNVHGAKWMEELKMMCEAAESKLAMGGKELQRPEMNRGTDKPPEKFHEGDLYLCSESLNAMEGALGAVCEAIDSVFGSGPRRAFVGVRPPGHHCSASYPSGFCWVNNVHVGIMHAALEHGLTHAAIIDFDLHHGDGSQAITWQHNNRAKNAARNAAAWKKSSIGYFSLHDINSYPCEMGDEEKVRSASICIDNAHGQTVWNVHLEPWKSEEDFWKLYETRYIVLLDKVRNYFKNQAERLRESKEPPKAAMFLSAGFDASEWEGEGMQRHKVNVPTEFYARIAQDVVKLAAEEGLHVDGRVISVLEGGYSDRALCSGIMSHLSGLAGDQTSEQSSDSAGSFGVEMGQTSPKGVSHGEQKSALDSIHAYDPSWWSASNMEELEVLMGDPNAAASKYPQYVTLPSYFAPTQASTAKSTDPTKMQRSLSKLGSSMPRLPSPPPPEVPWAVATHELSKLLIPSSRETGSCQPEDLNAEASRARRDRQSILMGIDPNPPAPAPAPASRPTSRMSLRERRTKPLPPPEPTIDKSSKGRRRTMGTTTVVPEKASQMVLCGEFKLTSSKSVGRGVPSRTNSVEPGVRRSSRRLSEIPVPVTSRLSSPEAALPEAVEYARAAPDSPAAETTAPSSNLQVKKTRLPAAPRKEPAPKATRTTKKATTAAGPSGPTATAQKAKSPERASKNGTTGDDVDNITSGMRKIRINLITQSQKAAKARARLEAEKASGSVPAIDQAQPAETPSTATRPSETRSHDPSTVVASTETYNHSPTQSLSVNPTPLTTTSSSGIATPLQEQDPFKSAGYVSQLASPPLSSPPVPSVSVHPSAEADGVFIPYQPEGPAPKPIAQNEPLQWLPPNVPTSSTQTPATTPSPVKKTNLFQYTSSSGIPFAPRSGHRAQGAATTKAAGSEVKQEADLPRSTRETPEKPQPLKRC
- a CDS encoding hypothetical protein (BUSCO:41609at5125) produces the protein MHSHSGEFCPGHAKDQLEEIVKQAVSVGYKTIGFTEHMPRYDLRDLYPEELDDPQAALEALPPRHESYLIEAQRLRHEYASQIEILIGFEAEFIRSSCAAHVRKLAEHPIIDYFIGSVHYVHSMPIDYSKEIFLSAQRKSSRGTEESLYEDYYDLQYEMLTELKPRVVGHFDLIRLMSEDPERDPRQLKGVWERVLRNLALAKEQDGWLEVNSAALRKGLAEPYPGRQIAEEWIKMGGKFTFSDDSHGIAQVATNYARTVTYLESLGVKEVWTLKRSTHTGIEGSEKSVVEEVSVPLTEFRKNFP
- a CDS encoding hypothetical protein (TransMembrane:8 (i180-202o214-233i288-312o324-344i454-473o485-505i557-579o878-898i)) gives rise to the protein MGIYSSNADHNDKIVVGPYDDSRYTASSGLSYARQPSTQPASSTSQLVSSPLLSPPVARVSPGPSSPRSRSPASPRSFQSLDSPSSTGFPLSPFYPPSQENQFLNSPVSDGFYSQRMSGATDPRFATKAPNMMEMVLETPYFDTPPHTPGDTSFRSTDVLEPTEVPLNNGWRPWWLRRRVVSIFMGVCIMLGVIGEVVMWWLSQKDVDSNLKGLWTFGPVVVVSIVAILWARVEAQALLYMPWIVLDRKPTTVDETRRKQSHRTILLDYHSLGSFQALNAAFHNRHHLVVAAIAIKFLLRAQIVLSTAVFHAEIHVDGTSLLRARLGVLHAMAGTFLIISMALLPMLYHAPSPRGIAPRDPTSPAGTATLLTSSHQFLTRLSNTGHANMDTVAARLAGSWYTTELTQPGRRPEEMFQLRQHGGGSGPLCMNPPNVSPDTIATYRPWTQGTRAKIISIVASVVLIVGVCVIFGLKGKGEGLDVDDSIFVVWTCIPTIIFAAIAVFWTRIDIDNRRLAPFLKLTTTKHRFQESLGLSYMNEFGLHTAGKAMKTQDWAVFLAKCTAMLGWLMPIFTAGLFAVSQVAQTANLELRPETTFASTSKSLSSAVDGDIIDQVLIQQTPKYPRWTWEDVALPELSLVSHPSSWPLPNTELVAKVPGLRSKLNCETVSFDQGEGADLQCVPLRGSKKQSICGADQSRTALVASSCSQLPSSYPIKYVWGSCAGDGLISVMMCNQSLVEVTVDTTFRTEDLYINTNEIPIVNASSEQPSNVKADITSVYAAFDDVGADDKKLIGLDGFFRTLVLSRLPTTLERIVMPERQNSVSQAIRQLHGIIAAQAINGELIRRPLANKLRIRDDSQPIIPAHVDYVIPRLMQGNVQTFVLIGLLVFTLLFGLLSLRTASRGTLPKSPGSIAAQASLLADSSLWWRLPDGAEWMEDDDLARCLRRKTFHLGWSQGASGNQTYGIYIVQDEGKAARPTGASQTTADNSEGSKGVRYISMAPGVYSYNDIKS